The following are from one region of the Salvia hispanica cultivar TCC Black 2014 chromosome 1, UniMelb_Shisp_WGS_1.0, whole genome shotgun sequence genome:
- the LOC125201479 gene encoding uncharacterized protein LOC125201479, translating to MEGMRDIARSYYDRASEAEKKSIKQSFAKLDINGDGRINFREFKKSVSSWLREAAVFKQFDKNGDGSLDFDEFLCLHYMEKKVDIAKCSACSELLVGPYFSCLLCLGRGKDTYDLCCACYRRRRGWSHEHPVQHMMDHHSLLMLLKDRTAGAEKAQHKKEMEELREVAKAHYHSSPPHVQALAHKFYRSMDSDGDGRVDVSEFLDFMRHEGYSCMENPCFFDDLDVDRNGTLDFFEVMTLYYIIKSGRPFCDCCDKFIPGLFFSCVECYKNGRSSFDLCRDCYGKGRCDHNHGGRVHFLDNHTLLQAMKDSTLAPAPRVTYYEAGNTPTYEYDMYQSNSIWSNVKDAYEALDTIINIGMAVTTTLGFCTIM from the exons atggaAGGAATGAGAGATATAGCGAGATCCTACTACGACAGAGCAAGCGAGGCCGAGAAGAAATCGATCAAACAATCCTTCGCGAAACTCGACATCAACGGCGACGGGAGGATAAATTTTAGGGAGTTCAAGAAGTCGGTGAGCTCGTGGCTGCGCGAGGCGGCGGTGTTCAAGCAGTTCGACAAGAACGGCGACGGGAGCCTCGATTTCGATGAGTTTCTGTGCCTTCACTACATGGAGAAGAAGGTGGACATCGCCAAATGCAGCGCCTGCTCGGAGCTGCTGGTGGGGCCCTACTTCTCTTGCTTGCTTTGCTTGGGAAGAGGCAAAGATACGTACGATCTCTGCTGCGCTTGctaccgccgccgccgcggtTGGTCGCATGAGCACCCCGTGCAGCATATGATGGATCATCACTCCCTGCTCATGCTCCTCAAGGATCGCACCGCCGGTGCTGAAAAGGCTCAGCATAAG AAAGAAATGGAGGAACTGCGCGAAGTCGCAAAAGCTCATTACCATTCCAGCCCTCCTCATGTCCAAGCATTAGCCCACAAGTTCTACCGATCCATGGACTCGGACGGGGACGGCCGAGTCGATGTGTCCGAGTTCCTAGACTTCATGAGGCACGAAGGCTATTCCTGCATGGAAAACCCTTGTTTCTTCGACGACCTTGACGTCGACCGCAACGGCACCCTCGACTTCTTCGAGGTCATGACGTTGTACTACATCATCAAGAGCGGCCGCCCTTTCTGCGACTGCTGCGACAAATTCATCCCCGGGTTATTCTTCTCCTGCGTCGAGTGCTATAAGAATGGTAGAAGCTCGTTCGATCTCTGTCGGGATTGCTACGGGAAGGGGAGGTGCGACCATAATCACGGCGGCCGGGTTCATTTTTTGGATAATCATACGTTGTTGCAAGCTATGAAAGATTCGACGCTTGCACCTGCGCCAAGGGTAACTTATTATGAG GCAGGGAATACACCCACTTATGAGTATGACATGTATCAATCAAACTCAATCTGG AGCAATGTTAAGGATGCATATGAAGCATTGGACACAATAATCAATATTGGGATGGCCGTCACCACCACCCTAGGCTTCTGCACTATTATGTGA
- the LOC125218385 gene encoding uncharacterized protein LOC125218385 yields MEGMRDIARSYYARASEAEKRTIIQFFTELDIDGDGLISLAEFKRPISGAEAVFYKLDANGDGRLDFDEFLCLYYMSGKMPVLNCDGCAQFLVGPYFSCLLCIGRGDNSYDLCCSCYCRGAEFSHEHSVEHMVDHHSQLMLFRTRTACDEKAQNKKEIEEIREIARALHRDSSPEVQELAIEFYQSLDSDGDGRVDLSEFLAFMRELGYSYKKNPTLFNELDVDSNGTLDFIEAMTLLYIIKSGRPQCDCCERIIPGVFFSCADCFKNPETSYDLCKDCYVKGRCDHSHGGRAQFLDSHTLLQAMRYPEVADVSGVTIHETGNRSTDIAVSNPKWSITKVAYTALDIACKVGAISSAVGCTIM; encoded by the exons ATGGAAGGGATGAGAGACATCGCGAGATCCTACTACGCGAGAGCAAGCGAGGCCGAGAAAAGAACGATCATACAATTCTTCACGGAGCTTGACATCGACGGCGACGGATTAATAAGCCTGGCGGAGTTCAAGAGGCCGATCAGCGGCGCGGAAGCCGTGTTTTATAAGCTCGACGCGAACGGCGACGGGCGCCTCGATTTCGACGAGTTCCTGTGCCTTTACTACATGAGTGGGAAGATGCCGGTGCTCAACTGCGACGGCTGCGCTCAGTTTCTGGTTGGCCCTTACTTCTCTTGCTTGCTTTGCATTGGGAGAGGCGACAACTCGTACGACCTGTGCTGTTCTTGCTACTGCCGTGGCGCCGAGTTCTCGCATGAGCACTCGGTCGAGCACATGGTGGATCATCACTCTCAGCTCATGCTCTTCAGGACTCGCACTGCTTGTGATGAAAAAGCTCAAAACAAG AAAGAAATAGAGGAAATTCGCGAAATCGCAAGAGCCCTTCACCGAGACAGCTCCCCTGAAGTCCAAGAATTAGCAATCGAGTTCTACCAATCCCTGGACTCGGACGGAGACGGCCGAGTCGATCTGTCTGAGTTCCTAGCCTTCATGAGGGAACTAGGCTATTCCTACAAGAAAAACCCTACTTTATTCAACGAGCTCGACGTAGACAGCAACGGCACCCTCGACTTCATCGAGGCCATGACGCTCCTCTACATCATCAAGAGCGGCCGCCCTCAATGCGACTGTTGCGAAAGAATCATCCCCGGTGTATTCTTCTCCTGCGCTGACTGCTTTAAGAATCCCGAAACCTCGTACGATCTGTGCAAGGATTGCTACGTGAAGGGAAGGTGCGACCATAGTCACGGCGGCCGGGCTCAGTTTTTGGACAGTCATACGTTGTTGCAGGCTATGAGATATCCGGAGGTTGCAGATGTATCAGGCGTAACAATTCATGag ACAGGGAATAGATCCACAGATATTGCCGTATCAAACCCAAAGTGG AGCATAACGAAGGTTGCATATACTGCACTTGACATAGCATGCAAAGTCGGGGCCATTTCCAGCGCGGTAGGCTGCACAATTATGTGA
- the LOC125224492 gene encoding heat shock cognate 70 kDa protein 1-like, whose translation MIFWPFKVIHGADDKPIIVVACKGEEKEFSAEEISSMVLTKMKDIAEAYLGSTVTDSVVTVPAYFNDSQRQATKDAGTIAGLNGMRIINEPTPAAIAYGLDKGGDVAKNVLIFDLGGGY comes from the exons ATGATATTTTGGCCATTCAAGGTTATTCATGGTGCTGATGATAAGCCTATAATTGTAGTAGCCTGCAAAGGGGAGGAGAAAGAGTTTTCGGCTGAGGAGATCTCCTCAATGGTGCTCACTAAGATGAAGGATATTGCCGAGGCATATCTTGGATCTACTGTCACGGATTCTGTGGTAACTGTCCCTGCATACTTCAATGACTCTCAGCGTCAGGCCACTAAGGATGCTGGAACCATTGCCGGACTGAATGGTATGAGGATCATCAATGAGCCAACGCCTGCAGCCATTGCATACGGACTGGATAAAGGGGGTGATGTGGCGAAGAATGTGCTGATTTTCGACCTTGGTGGTG GCTACTGA
- the LOC125201478 gene encoding heat shock cognate 70 kDa protein-like — MAGNGEGRAIGIDLGTTYSCVAAWQHNRVEVIANDQGNRTTPSYVAFTDNERLIGEAAKNQVANFPTNTVFDAKRMIGRKFNDPMVQSDMKLWPFKVIPHPTDNNKPMIVVTYKGEEKQFSAEEISSMVLSKMKDIAEAYLGASVKNAVVTVPAYFNDSQRQATMAAGTIAGLNVVRIINEPTAAAIAYGLDKGGDVPKNVLIFDLGGGTFDVSVATIETDIIEVKAIAGNTHLGGQDFDSRMVDYFVKEFERKNGKDISMNPKALRRLRSSCERAKRMLSSSSQTNIDIESLFEGIDMFSTITRAKFNELNMDLFSKCIKLVEKCLSDAKMKRRSVDEVVLVGGSSRIPKVQELLREFFNGKEACKSINPDEAVAYGAAVLAAKLSGEGNGKVQKLVLLDVTPLSLGIEINDDTMSVFVPRNTPIPTRKEKIHHTMHDNQTSVKFPVYEGERSKSKKNNLLGEFILRGIPPAPRGVAKFKVCFDIDEDGILNVSAEHITTGIKNSITITNDKGRLSKEDIERMIRDAKKYKLEDEEFRKKVEARCALEDYAYDTRDTIRSAVRLKAKHKKKMEDAFESFTKWLECNKHAEADDFKDKMKELQTIFNPIIAKIFQSGGKDPLGSFTSTLQSPDSS; from the exons ATGGCCGGAAATGGGGAAGGACGGGCGATCGGGATCGATTTGGGCACGACGTATTCGTGCGTGGCAGCATGGCAGCACAACCGCGTTGAGGTCATAGCCAACGACCAGGGCAACCGCACCACGCCCTCTTATGTCGCTTTCACCGATAACGAGCGTCTCATCGGAGAAGCTGCCAAGAATCAAGTCGCCAATTTTCCAACTAACACCGTTTTCG ATGCAAAGAGGATGATAGGCAGGAAATTCAATGACCCAATGGTTCAAAGTGACATGAAACTATGGCCATTTAAGGTCATTCCTCACCCCACCGACAACAACAAGCCTATGATAGTGGTGACCTACAAAGGAGAGGAGAAACAGTTTTCAGCTGAGGAGATCTCTTCAATGGTGCTCTCCAAGATGAAGGATATCGCCGAGGCCTATCTTGGAGCGTCTGTGAAGAATGCCGTCGTCACCGTGCCTGCCTATTTCAACGACTCTCAGCGTCAGGCCACCATGGCTGCTGGAACCATTGCTGGCCTCAATGTTGTAAGGATCATCAATGAGCCTACTGCTGCAGCCATCGCATACGGCCTGGATAAAGGGGGTGATGTGCCTAAGAATGTGCTGATTTTCGACCTTGGTGGTGGCACATTCGATGTGTCTGTGGCCACTATTGAGACCGATATCATTGAAGTGAAGGCTATTGCTGGCAACACGCATCTCGGAGGGCAAGACTTTGACAGTAGGATGGTGGATTATTTCGTAAAAGAGTTTGAAAGGAAGAATGGTAAGGATATTAGTATGAATCCAAAAGCCTTGAGGAGATTGAGGAGCTCTTGTGAAAGAGCCAAGAGGATGCTTTCTTCCTCTTCCCAAactaatattgatattgaatCTTTATTTGAGGGGATTGATATGTTTTCAACCATCACTCGTGCTAAATTTAATGAGCTCAACATGGATCTGTTCAGCAAGTGCATAAAACTGGTTGAGAAATGCCTGAGTGATGCAAAGATGAAACGGAGGAGTGTGGATGAGGTGGTGCTGGTGGGCGGGTCGAGCAGGATTCCGAAGGTGCAGGAGCTGTTGAGGGAGTTTTTCAATGGGAAGGAGGCATGCAAGAGCATTAATCCAGACGAAGCCGTGGCGTATGGTGCTGCAGTGTTGGCAGCCAAGTTGAGTGGTGAAGGCAACGGCAAGGTGCAAAAGCTCGTTCTTTTGGATGTTACTCCGTTGTCTCTTGGTATTGAAATTAATGATGATACTATGTCAGTATTTGTTCCAAGAAATACACCAATCCCAACAAGGAAGGAGAAAATTCACCACACGATGCATGACAATCAGACCAGTGTGAAGTTTCCAGTCTACGAGGGTGAAAGGAGCAAgtcaaaaaaaaacaatctgCTAGGTGAATTCATACTCCGAGGCATACCACCAGCGCCCAGAGGTGTTGCTAAATTCAAAGTGTGCTTCGACATAGATGAGGACGGTATCTTGAATGTGTCAGCGGAGCACATAACGACTGGAATAAAGAACAGCATCACCATCACCAATGACAAGGGTAGGCTGTCTAAGGAAGATATTGAGAGAATGATTCGGGATGCGAAGAAGTACAAGTTGGAGGATGAGGAGTTTAGGAAGAAGGTTGAGGCTAGGTGTGCTTTGGAGGACTACGCCTACGACACGAGGGACACCATTAGAAGTGCAGTTAGGCTCAAAGCAAAACacaagaagaagatggagGATGCTTTTGAGTCTTTCACAAAGTGGTTGGAGTGTAACAAACATGCAGAGGCTGATGATTTTAAAGACAAAATGAAAGAGCTCCAGACTATTTTCAATCCCATCATCGCCAAGAT TTTCCAAAGTGGAGGAAAGGATCCTCTTGGCTCTTTCACAAGCACTCTTCAATCTCCTGACAGCTCTTGA